One genomic segment of Stigmatopora argus isolate UIUO_Sarg chromosome 3, RoL_Sarg_1.0, whole genome shotgun sequence includes these proteins:
- the LOC144071834 gene encoding CD59 glycoprotein-like, with translation MPDKAALLPTIFSLCETASESAPAHGWGWDTRTHGHIAADEDVMTPCGRGVALLAFLMLTFAPPGDALRCYKCSDYTGRCDRVQECTYEDACLTLGVRGGETLRQCIRFTDCDNSRLSQLFPWAAPAFWYRCCNNNLCNNSGAGSRSPSPWTLLAGPLAACLLAVCLARP, from the exons ATGCCGGACAAAGCGGCCCTTCTGCCCACAATTTTCTCTTTGTGCGAGACGGCGAGCGAGAGCGCGCCCGCCCACGGGTGGGGATGGGACACCAGGACCCACGGACACATCGCGGCAGACGAGGACGTCATGACGCCGTGCGGCCGTGGAGTCGCGCTCCTGGCCTTCCTGATGTTGACCTTTGCTCCACCAG GCGACGCCCTCCGCTGCTACAAGTGCTCCGACTACACGGGCCGATGCGACCGCGTCCAAGAGTGCACGTACGAGGACGCCTGCCTCACCCTGGGCGTACGAG GCGGCGAGACGCTGCGCCAGTGCATCCGCTTCACGGACTGTGACAACTCGCGCCTGTCTCAGCTGTTCCCGTGGGCCGCTCCGGCCTTTTGGTACCGCTGCTGCAACAACAACTTGTGCAACAACTCGGGCGCCGGATCCCGGTCGCCCTCGCCCTGGACGCTACTCGCCGGCCCGCTCGCCGCCTGCCTGCTCGCCGTCTGCCTGGCTCGCCCGTGA